From a region of the Mytilus galloprovincialis chromosome 3, xbMytGall1.hap1.1, whole genome shotgun sequence genome:
- the LOC143068656 gene encoding uncharacterized protein LOC143068656 isoform X1 yields MQDQDQDEEHASSFKNKTTEIPLKECTAGIADLGIEQTEINTVQWLHGNIETRYIENHGFQHIFMFDSTTTPTLQISNGDQLLAINDEDVTILHNKDVMELLEEIPVKRNTTMTYWRPSTNSVTVVKFCLYLSGEIIRARFIDASTNPLRPDWIDNEYRVVVFNKQLTNLFMQHLESQSNSIIFKKLSSDNPGQKACDFIDCRFLEDRRIESIGTYAFYIRRYSTIFKNGEKKYLHVPDDGTLDLVDEITKSSEFELILAQLYAFLVMKESSTNRCMKMEGDEGKFVGVDYTHIDNIGDEFRFESSRC; encoded by the exons GAATGTACAGCAGGAATTGCAGATCTTGGAATTGAACAAACAGAAATCAATACAGTTCAGTGGTTGCACGGAAACATAGAAACACGGTACATCGAAAATCATGGATTTCAGCACATATTTATGTTTGACTCGACAACGACTCCAACACTGCAAATAAG TAATGGGGATCAACTTCTTGCTATAAACGATGAAGATGTTACAATACTGCATAATAAGGACGTCATGGAACTCCTAGAAGAAATACCTGTAAAAAGGAATACAACAATG ACTTACTGGAGACCCTCTACAAACTCTGTCACAGTTGTAAAGTTTTGCTTATATTTATCTGGAG AAATTATTCGTGCACGTTTCATTGATGCTTCTACAAATCCACTGAGACCAGATTGGATCGATAATGAGTACCGCGTTGTTGTTTTCAATAAACAATTGACAAATTTGTTTATGCAACACTTGGAAAGTCAGAGTAATAGTATTATTTTTAAGAAATTGTCATCAGATAACCCGGGTCAAAAGGCATGCGATTTTATTGACT GTCGTTTTCTGGAAGATAGAAGAATTGAAAGTATTGGAACGTATGCTTTTTACATCAGGCGCTATTCGACAATATTTAAAAACGGAGAAAAGAAATATCTACACGTACCAGATGATGGCACCCTTGATCTTGTTGAT GAGATTACCAAATCATCAGAATTCGAATTGATTCTGGCTCAGTTGTATGCATTTCTTGTTATGAAAGAGAGCTCAACAAATCGATGTATGAAAATGGAAGGAGATGAGGGTAAATTTGTGGGTGTAGACTACACACATATTGACAACATTGGGGATGAATTTAGATTTGAATCATCTAGATGTTAA
- the LOC143068656 gene encoding uncharacterized protein LOC143068656 isoform X2: protein MRIFLLKTECTAGIADLGIEQTEINTVQWLHGNIETRYIENHGFQHIFMFDSTTTPTLQISNGDQLLAINDEDVTILHNKDVMELLEEIPVKRNTTMTYWRPSTNSVTVVKFCLYLSGEIIRARFIDASTNPLRPDWIDNEYRVVVFNKQLTNLFMQHLESQSNSIIFKKLSSDNPGQKACDFIDCRFLEDRRIESIGTYAFYIRRYSTIFKNGEKKYLHVPDDGTLDLVDEITKSSEFELILAQLYAFLVMKESSTNRCMKMEGDEGKFVGVDYTHIDNIGDEFRFESSRC, encoded by the exons GAATGTACAGCAGGAATTGCAGATCTTGGAATTGAACAAACAGAAATCAATACAGTTCAGTGGTTGCACGGAAACATAGAAACACGGTACATCGAAAATCATGGATTTCAGCACATATTTATGTTTGACTCGACAACGACTCCAACACTGCAAATAAG TAATGGGGATCAACTTCTTGCTATAAACGATGAAGATGTTACAATACTGCATAATAAGGACGTCATGGAACTCCTAGAAGAAATACCTGTAAAAAGGAATACAACAATG ACTTACTGGAGACCCTCTACAAACTCTGTCACAGTTGTAAAGTTTTGCTTATATTTATCTGGAG AAATTATTCGTGCACGTTTCATTGATGCTTCTACAAATCCACTGAGACCAGATTGGATCGATAATGAGTACCGCGTTGTTGTTTTCAATAAACAATTGACAAATTTGTTTATGCAACACTTGGAAAGTCAGAGTAATAGTATTATTTTTAAGAAATTGTCATCAGATAACCCGGGTCAAAAGGCATGCGATTTTATTGACT GTCGTTTTCTGGAAGATAGAAGAATTGAAAGTATTGGAACGTATGCTTTTTACATCAGGCGCTATTCGACAATATTTAAAAACGGAGAAAAGAAATATCTACACGTACCAGATGATGGCACCCTTGATCTTGTTGAT GAGATTACCAAATCATCAGAATTCGAATTGATTCTGGCTCAGTTGTATGCATTTCTTGTTATGAAAGAGAGCTCAACAAATCGATGTATGAAAATGGAAGGAGATGAGGGTAAATTTGTGGGTGTAGACTACACACATATTGACAACATTGGGGATGAATTTAGATTTGAATCATCTAGATGTTAA